GGGATCGCCAGCCCACGCGCCGCCGGAATTGTCAGGCGACGCGGGTTGCGGTGGCCGGTCTCAGATCCGCCAGTAGTTGAGCGCCACCGAACGCGCCCGACGGACGCGCTCGCGGATCACCGCGTAGGAGAGTTCGGGCGGGCGCTCCTCCGGGATCGGGGGGTCGGCGGATCGCCCGGTGAGGGCTTCCAACGTCGCCACCACACAGACTCCCAGCGCCTCCAGGGCGTACCCGCCCTCCAGGACGGCGGCCACGCCGCGGCTGCCCGCCGCCGCGTCCAGGAGCAGGGTGGCCAGGCGCCGGAACCCTCCGGCGGTCATCACCATGCCGCCGAGGGGGTCGGCGTGGTGCGGGTCGTAGCCGGCGGAGAGGAGGACCAGGTCGGGGGCGAAGGCGCGCGCCAGCGGGACGACCACCTCCTCGAAGACCAGCGCGTAGCCCTCGTCCCCGGTCTGGGGCGGGAGCGGCACGTTCAGGGTGAACCCCTCTCCGTCGCCGCTCCCCACCTCGTCCCACGCCCCCGTCCCCGGATACCACCCCTCCTGGTGGAGCGAGACGTACAGCACGGTGGGGTCCCGCTCGAAGCACTCCTGCGTGCCGTTGCCGTGGTGGACGTCCCAGTCGACCAGGAGGATGCGGCGGGCTCCCGCGCGGTCGCGCGCGGCCACGGCCGCCAGCGCGGCGTTGTTGAAGAGGCAGAACCCCATCGCCGCCGCCGGACGGGCGTGGTGGCCGGGCGGCCGCACCGCCGCGAAGGCGGCCCGCGCGTCGCCCCGCGCCACCGCCTCGGCCCCCTGCACCGCCGCTCCCGCGGCCGCCAGCGCCGCCTCCAGGGACCCCGGGCCCACGACCGTGTCGGGGTCGAGGGGCCCGCCGCCGGCGGCCACCGCCCGCTCCACCGTGCGCAGGTACCCGGGGTCGTGTACCGCCTCCAGCAGGGCGCGGTCCACCGGGACAACCTCGGGGCGCTGGAGCGCCTCGCCGAGGCCGCGGCGCTCCAGGGCGTCGAGGATCGCCCGCAGCCGGTCGGGCCGCTCCGGGTGGACGGGTCCCGGGTCGTGGCGCAGGCAGTCGGGACTCGTCAGCAGCAGGACGGGACGCGGTTCACCCGGGCTCACGGCTGCGCCAGGCCCCGCTGCGCGGCGGCACGCAGACGGGCGAGCGACGCCTCGATCCCGCCTTCGCCTTCGAAGACCGCCGAGGCCGCCACCAGCAGCCGCGCCCCCGCCGCCACCGCCTGGGGGGCGGTCTCCTCGTTCACCCCGCCGTCCACGGCCAGCGTGACCGACCGCGCCCCCACCAGCGCCCGCAGGCGCCGCAGCCGCTCCAGCGTCCCCGGCAGGAAGCGCTGCCCGGCGTAGCCGGGGTTCACGCTCATCACCAGCACGCCATCCAGGTCGTCCAGCACCCAGGCCACCATCTCGAGCGGCGTGGCCGGGTTGAGGGCGGCCACCGCCTCGGCCCCGCGCTCGCGGATGGCCGCCAGCGTGCGGTGCAGGTGGGCCGTCGCCTCCACGTGCACGGCGATGCGGGCGGCCCCGGCGTCGATGAAGGCGTCGAGGTGGCGCTCGGGCTCGACCACCATCAGGTGGACGTCGAGGGGGAGGTCACTCGAGGCCCGCAGGCCGCGCATCACCACGGGGCCCATGGTGATGGGCGGGACGAAGCGCCCGTCCATGACGTCCACGTGCAGGAAGTCGGCCCCGCCCCGCTCCGCGGCGCGCGCCGCCGCGCCCAGGTGGGCGAAGTCGGCGGCAAGGACGCTGGCGGCGATGCGGATCTCGTCCGGCCCGGCCCGGTGGCGCGCCGGCTTCAGGGGCGGATCTCCTGGACCAGGCGGTTGTCGAGGTAGATCTGGATGATGGTGTAGCCGCGGCTGCGCACCAGCACGTTCACGCGCTCCCCGGCCTCGTGCTCGCGCTGGTAGGCGGTGCGCACGCCCTCCTGGTCGATGACGACGATGCGCACCCGCTGCGGCCCCGGCCCCTCCGGCACCACCACCCGCACGGCGGTGCGCTTTGTCCCCGGCGGGTCGCGCGTCGGCTGCTCCGCCCCCGGCGAGGCCTGGGTGGGGGCAGGCGTGGGCCGCCGCTCCACCGTCACCACCGGGGCCTCCGGGGGGCGTCCCTCGGCGCCCGGGCGCACGCTTACCGTCAGCACGACCTCCGCCTCGGCCGCCCGCACCTTCGTGCCGGCGGCCGGTTCCTGGTCGACCACGATCCCGGGCTCCAGGTCGGGGCTCACCGCCTGGCGCACGTGGCGCAGGATCAGCCCCAGGTCCTCCAGCCGCCGGCGCGCCTCGCGCAGCGAGCGCCCGACCAGCAGCGGCACCTCCACCAGCTCGGGGCCGCGGCTCACCACCAGGGCCACCGCCGACCCGCGCGGCACCTGCGCCCCGGGCACGGGGTCCTGGGTGATGATGAGCCCGCCCCGCACGGCGTCGCTGAAGGCCTCGTCGATCTGCCCCACGCGCAGGCGGGCGTCCTCGATGGCCAGCCGCGCCTGCAGCAGCCCCTGCCCCTGGACGTCCGGCACCGTGACGAGCTCGGGCCCCAGGCTCACCACCACCTGGACCACCCGGCCCACCTTCACGCGCTTGCCGGGCGGCTGGTCCTGGGACAGGACGGCGTCCTTCGGGACCTCCGCGCTGTAGGCGCGTCCCTGCACTGCCAGCCCCAGCCGCGCCTCCGCGGCGCGTGCCTGCGCCTCGGGGAGCGGCAGGCCGATGAAGCGCGGGACCTCCACCTCGGCCACGTTGAAGTAGGCGCTCACCGTGCGCCAGGTCGCCCACACCCCGCCGATGAGCAGGCCCACGGTGACCACGGCCAGCATGACCACGGCGGGGGTCCAGGTGCGCCCCGCATCGGCGCGGCCGCGCAGCCGGTCGCGCCCGCGGCGCTCGCTGCGCCCGCTGCGGGGCGCCACCGCCGGGGCAGGGCGGGTGTCGCGGCGCCGGCCGCCCGTGCCCTGGGGCCGGGCGACCAGGGTGGCCTCGGCGGCTGATGCCCCCGGGGGCTCCCGCCAGAAGGCGGTCTCCCCGAGGAGGTCGGTGGCCATGGCGCGCGCCGAGGGGTAGCGGTGCTCCGGCCGCTTGGCCATCCCGCGCAGGATCACGCCCTCCAGGGACGGCGGGATGGCGGGGTTCAGGCGGCGCGGCGGCGGCGGGGCGTCGTGGATGTGGCGCAGGGCGATGGCGATGGGGCTGTCGCCGTCGAAGGGGAGCTGCCCGGTGAGCATCTCGTAGAGGACGACGGCCACGGCGTAGAGGTCGGCCGCCTGCCCGGCGGGTTGCCCCCGCGCCTGCTCCGGGGCCAGGTACTGCACCGAGCCCAGCACCGTGCCGGTCTGGGTGATGGTGACGGCCGCCAGCGCCCGGGCGATGCCGAAGTCGGCCACCTTCACCTGCCCGTCCGGCGCCAGCAGGATGTTCTGCGGCTTGATGTCCCGGTGGACGATGCCGTGGCGGTGGGCGTAGTCGAGGACCTCGCACACCTGCACGGCGATGCGCACCGCCTCGGCCGGCGCGAGCGGCCCGCGCTCGCGCAGGTAGCGCTTGAGGTCGGGCCCCTCCACGAACTCCATGGCGATGAAGTGGACGCCCTGGGCCTGCCCGCTTTCGAAGACCTGCACCATGTGCGGGTGGGAGAGCGACTGGACGGCCCGCGCCTCCCGCTGGAAGCGCTCCACGAACTCGGCGTCGGCGGCGTACTGGTCGCGCAGGACCTTCAGCGCGCAGACGAGGCCGTCGCGCAGGCGGCGGGCCCGGTAGACGGTGGCCATCCCGCCCTCGCTGATGCGCTCCTGGATCTCGTAGCCGGCGACGACGCGCCCGGTCTCGATCATCTGGGGACCACGTCCACGCCGTCCCGTGCGGTCACCGGGGGACGGCCGATAGGGTTCCAGCCCGGCGCGGGCGGCAACCTACTCGCATCATACCCTCCACGGCGCGGCGGGACACGGGGCGGACGACCCTACCGCGCGGCAGCGAGGGCCGCCCGCACCACCTGCGCCGCCACCGGGGCCGCCACCGCCCCACCGGCGCCGCCCCGCTCCACCACCACCGCCACGGCCACCCGCGGGGCCTCGGCCGGCGCGAAGGCGATGAACCAGGCGTGCGGCGCCCCGCCCGGTGCGTCGGCCGTCCCCGTCTTGCCGGCCACCACGACGCCGGGGAGCGCCGCCGCCCGCCCGGTGCCGCGGCGCACGACCTCCACCATCGCCCGGGCCACCAGGGCGGCCGTCTGCGCGTCCAGCACCCGCCGCCCTTGCGGCTGCGCCCGCCACACCACCCGCCCGTCCGGCCTGCGGCGCGCCGCCACCAGGAAGGGACGGTAGAGCACCCCGCCGTTGCCCACCGCCGCACTCACCAGGGCCATCTGGAGCGGTGAGACCAGCAGGCTCCCCTGGCCGAACGCCGCCTGCCCCACCCCCTCCCCGGCCAGCTCCCGCAGGCTGGGGAGGTGGCCGGCGGCCGCGGGCAGGTCGTAGGCCGGGGCGCGTCCCACGCCCAGCGCCGCAGCCGTCCGCCGCAGCGCCGCCCCGCCCATGGCCAGGCCGGCCCGGATGAAGTAGATGTTGCACGAGCGCCGCAGCGCCGCGTCCAGGTCGACCGTGCCGTGGCCGCGCCCGCCCAGGTCGGTGACGCGCCGGCCACGCAGGAGGATGCTCCCGGGACAGTGGACCGTGGTCTCGGGGGTGAGCGTTCCGGCCGCCAGCCCTGCGGCCATCGTCACCACCTTGAACGCGGACCCCGGCGGGTAGAGGCCCTGGGCGACGCGGTCGAGCAGCGGAGCGTCGGCCCGCTCCCGCCACCGCGGCAGGTCCGTCTCCACGGCGTTGGGGTCGAAGGCGGGGCGGCTCACCGCCGCCAGTACCGCACCGCTCTGCGGGTCGAGCACCACCACCGCCCCAGCCCGCTCGCCCAGCGCGGCGGCGGCGGCGCGCTGCACCTCGAGGTCCAGGGCGAGCACGACATCGCCGCCGCGGCGGGTGCGCGCGGGGAGCGGCACGCCCAGGGCGGCCAGCAGACCGCGCGAGGGGAGGCCGCGCAGGTGGGCGTCCTCCGCCGCCTCCACGCCCGCCTTGCCGAAGCGCAGCGAGGCGTAGCCCACCGGGTGGGCGGCGAGCGCCCCGGACGGGTAGCGGCGCCGCCGCGCCTCCCCCTCGCCCACCGTGACCGCCAGCGGGCGCATCCGCCGGTCGTAGATAGTACCGCGGGCCACCGCCCGCTCGGCCAGGAGCGGCCGGGGGTTGGCGGGGTGGGCCGCGAGCGCCGGTCCGCGCACCCCCTGCCACCACCCCAGCGCCACCGCCACGGTCACCAGCCCGCCCACCGCCACGATGCCGAGGCGCCGCAGCCGTGCGCGCAGGCGGAGGAGGCCGGGATCGCCGCCCGCACCCGCGGCCGCGCCAACGCGCAGGAGCAGCCCCACGATGACCAGGTTCACGATCATGGCGTTGCCCCCGTAGCTGACGAAGGGCAGGGGGAGGCCGGTGAGCGGCACCAGCCGCAGGATCCCGCCGAGGATCATGACGGCCTGCGCGGCCAGGACCGTGCCCAGCCCGCCGGCCAGCAGCGCCTCCAGGGCCGTCGGCGCCCGCGCCGCGGTGCGGAAGGTGCGGGCCGCCAGCAGCAGCGTGGCGCAGACCACGGCGAGCGCGCCCGCCAGCCCCAGCTCCTCCCCGATCGCCGCAAAGATCAGGTCGGTGGCCGCCGCGGGCAGGACGTCGGGGTGGCCGAGTCCCGGCCCGGTCCCGGTGATGCCGCCGCTGCCCAGGGCGATCAGCGCCTGGACCACCTGGTAGCCCAGCCCCTGCAGGTCGCTCCACGGGTCGCGCCACGCCACCAGCCGCCGCGCCACGTGGGGAAAGAGCGTGGCGAGCCCCGCGGTGGCCGCCACCAGGGCGACGAACCCTGCCAGCACCGGCAGCGTGCGCCCCGTGGCGGCGTAGACCGACGCCAGCGTCACGGTGGCCAGCAGCAGGGCCGCGCCCAGGTCGCGCTGCGCCAGGAGGAACAGGAGGGCCAGTGCGGCCACGGCACCAAGCGGGGCGGCGAACCGTGCCGGCAGCGAGGCGCCGCCGGCCAGGCGGCGCTTCTCCGAGAGGTAGGCGGCCGCGAAGAGGACGAGCAGCACCTTCACGCTCTCCGAGGGCTGCACCGTCACCGGGCCGACGCGGATCCATTGCCGGGTCCCGGCCACCTCCACCCCGAAGAGGACGGCGGCGGCCAGGAGCAGCAGCGCCGCCGCCCCGACCAGGTAGCGGTAGCGCGCCACCGCGCGCACGTCCACGGCGACCAGGACGGCCACCATCAGCGCCTGCCCGCAGACCACCCACAGGGCCTGGCGCAGCAGCAGGACGGGGTCGAGCCGGTAGATGGCGGGGAGACCCACCGCCACGAGCAGGGCCGCCAGCGGCAGGAGGAGCGGGTCGGGCCCTCCGCCGCGCTCGCTGCCGTCATCCGTGCGCACGGGCGGCGCGGTGGGCGCGCGTCCCTGACGGACGGCCAGCACCAGGTGGGGGACCAGGAACCCACTCACCGCCAGCGTGCCGATCCCCACGGGGGTCCACGGGTGCTCCGTCCCGCGGGCCAGGTGTACCAGGGTGAGGCCGGTGGCGGCGATCAGCACGGCCAGGAGAAGCAGGTGGCGTTCCTGCGCGCGTGCCACCGCCCTCACACCTCTGCGGTCGACACCTGTTGCTCGTCCGCCACCAGGCGGAAGGTGACGCGCCCGACGGTCAGGCGGTCGCCCGCCCGCAGCGCCACCGGCCCGCCGATGCGATGCCCGTTCACCAGCGTGCCGTTGCGGCTGCCCAGGTCTTCCACCCAGACGCGCCCGCTGCGCACGACACAGCGGGCGTGCGTCGTGCTGACGAAGGGGTCGGGGAGCGCGATGTCGCTGGTGGCCGCGCGGCCGATCACGAGGCCGGTTCGCAGCGGGTAGCGCCGGCCGAGCGGGGGCGTGCCCGGCGAGGCCACCACCTCGAGCAGGGCCGCACCGGGCGAGGCTGCAACCGGCCGGGCCGCCGCCTCGGGCAGCCCTGCCGGCGGCCTCTCCGGGAGTCCCGCCCCGGCGGCCGGCGCCTCGGGCGTGGCTGCTGGGGGCCGCAGGTCGCGGAGCGCGGCGCGCACGACCTGCGCCAGGAAGAGGTAGAGGAGGACCAGCAGGAGGAACCGCCCGGCCCAGACGACGAGCTCCATCACGGGCCGAGACCCGGGCGCCCGGGACCCACCGAGACCGAACACGACTGGGTCCGGACCCAGTTCATCTCGATATGGACAGTTTGACCACGATCCGGACTCAACCCTCCACGTCGCGCTCGTAGGCGACGGTGGTCTGCCCCACCACGAACCGGTCGCCCGGCTGCAGGGGGTGGCGCGTGATCCGCTCGCCCTCCACGCGCGTGCCGTTGGTGCTGCCCAGGTCGACCAGGATGTGGCCGCGCCTGTCGGGCGCGGGTTCGACGCGGGCGTGCTGGCGGGAGACCAGGGGATCGGTGAGCACCAGGTCGCACTCGGCGCGCCGCCCGATGGTCACCGTCACGCCCGGGAGGAGCAGCACCGCCATCCCGGCGTCGGGACCCGCCACCAC
The Armatimonadota bacterium DNA segment above includes these coding regions:
- a CDS encoding histone deacetylase, translated to MSPGEPRPVLLLTSPDCLRHDPGPVHPERPDRLRAILDALERRGLGEALQRPEVVPVDRALLEAVHDPGYLRTVERAVAAGGGPLDPDTVVGPGSLEAALAAAGAAVQGAEAVARGDARAAFAAVRPPGHHARPAAAMGFCLFNNAALAAVAARDRAGARRILLVDWDVHHGNGTQECFERDPTVLYVSLHQEGWYPGTGAWDEVGSGDGEGFTLNVPLPPQTGDEGYALVFEEVVVPLARAFAPDLVLLSAGYDPHHADPLGGMVMTAGGFRRLATLLLDAAAGSRGVAAVLEGGYALEALGVCVVATLEALTGRSADPPIPEERPPELSYAVIRERVRRARSVALNYWRI
- the rpe gene encoding ribulose-phosphate 3-epimerase is translated as MKPARHRAGPDEIRIAASVLAADFAHLGAAARAAERGGADFLHVDVMDGRFVPPITMGPVVMRGLRASSDLPLDVHLMVVEPERHLDAFIDAGAARIAVHVEATAHLHRTLAAIRERGAEAVAALNPATPLEMVAWVLDDLDGVLVMSVNPGYAGQRFLPGTLERLRRLRALVGARSVTLAVDGGVNEETAPQAVAAGARLLVAASAVFEGEGGIEASLARLRAAAQRGLAQP
- the pknB gene encoding Stk1 family PASTA domain-containing Ser/Thr kinase gives rise to the protein MIETGRVVAGYEIQERISEGGMATVYRARRLRDGLVCALKVLRDQYAADAEFVERFQREARAVQSLSHPHMVQVFESGQAQGVHFIAMEFVEGPDLKRYLRERGPLAPAEAVRIAVQVCEVLDYAHRHGIVHRDIKPQNILLAPDGQVKVADFGIARALAAVTITQTGTVLGSVQYLAPEQARGQPAGQAADLYAVAVVLYEMLTGQLPFDGDSPIAIALRHIHDAPPPPRRLNPAIPPSLEGVILRGMAKRPEHRYPSARAMATDLLGETAFWREPPGASAAEATLVARPQGTGGRRRDTRPAPAVAPRSGRSERRGRDRLRGRADAGRTWTPAVVMLAVVTVGLLIGGVWATWRTVSAYFNVAEVEVPRFIGLPLPEAQARAAEARLGLAVQGRAYSAEVPKDAVLSQDQPPGKRVKVGRVVQVVVSLGPELVTVPDVQGQGLLQARLAIEDARLRVGQIDEAFSDAVRGGLIITQDPVPGAQVPRGSAVALVVSRGPELVEVPLLVGRSLREARRRLEDLGLILRHVRQAVSPDLEPGIVVDQEPAAGTKVRAAEAEVVLTVSVRPGAEGRPPEAPVVTVERRPTPAPTQASPGAEQPTRDPPGTKRTAVRVVVPEGPGPQRVRIVVIDQEGVRTAYQREHEAGERVNVLVRSRGYTIIQIYLDNRLVQEIRP
- a CDS encoding FtsW/RodA/SpoVE family cell cycle protein, with amino-acid sequence MARAQERHLLLLAVLIAATGLTLVHLARGTEHPWTPVGIGTLAVSGFLVPHLVLAVRQGRAPTAPPVRTDDGSERGGGPDPLLLPLAALLVAVGLPAIYRLDPVLLLRQALWVVCGQALMVAVLVAVDVRAVARYRYLVGAAALLLLAAAVLFGVEVAGTRQWIRVGPVTVQPSESVKVLLVLFAAAYLSEKRRLAGGASLPARFAAPLGAVAALALLFLLAQRDLGAALLLATVTLASVYAATGRTLPVLAGFVALVAATAGLATLFPHVARRLVAWRDPWSDLQGLGYQVVQALIALGSGGITGTGPGLGHPDVLPAAATDLIFAAIGEELGLAGALAVVCATLLLAARTFRTAARAPTALEALLAGGLGTVLAAQAVMILGGILRLVPLTGLPLPFVSYGGNAMIVNLVIVGLLLRVGAAAGAGGDPGLLRLRARLRRLGIVAVGGLVTVAVALGWWQGVRGPALAAHPANPRPLLAERAVARGTIYDRRMRPLAVTVGEGEARRRRYPSGALAAHPVGYASLRFGKAGVEAAEDAHLRGLPSRGLLAALGVPLPARTRRGGDVVLALDLEVQRAAAAALGERAGAVVVLDPQSGAVLAAVSRPAFDPNAVETDLPRWRERADAPLLDRVAQGLYPPGSAFKVVTMAAGLAAGTLTPETTVHCPGSILLRGRRVTDLGGRGHGTVDLDAALRRSCNIYFIRAGLAMGGAALRRTAAALGVGRAPAYDLPAAAGHLPSLRELAGEGVGQAAFGQGSLLVSPLQMALVSAAVGNGGVLYRPFLVAARRRPDGRVVWRAQPQGRRVLDAQTAALVARAMVEVVRRGTGRAAALPGVVVAGKTGTADAPGGAPHAWFIAFAPAEAPRVAVAVVVERGGAGGAVAAPVAAQVVRAALAAAR
- a CDS encoding FHA domain-containing protein produces the protein MELVVWAGRFLLLVLLYLFLAQVVRAALRDLRPPAATPEAPAAGAGLPERPPAGLPEAAARPVAASPGAALLEVVASPGTPPLGRRYPLRTGLVIGRAATSDIALPDPFVSTTHARCVVRSGRVWVEDLGSRNGTLVNGHRIGGPVALRAGDRLTVGRVTFRLVADEQQVSTAEV